From Chryseotalea sp. WA131a:
TCCCAAGTGGGGGTTAAATCCTTTATTGTCCAAAAATACTTTCTTTTCATACAGCAGATTACGCCCTACGCCCATGTACGGTTTACCCAACAAGGCAATAGCGGCAAATTGTATCCCCGTAAGGGTAGATTCAAAACGGATAAACGCGTTGAGCCATGAATCTGATTTTTGATAAGGCGAAAACCCTAAGACAAATTCCGTTTGAGTCGTATAGACCGAGGTCATTTGCCTGGCCCAACCGTTATTGGAAGGGCGGCAATCCGCATCTGTCAACAATACCCGATCATATTTGGCAGCTTTGATTCCCAGCGTAAGTGCAAATTTTTTTCCATTCACATGCTCTGGTTTATTCACTACCCGCACCATCTTCAGTTTATCAAACTCTTTGGTTGCTTGAAGGAGGTAATCGTAGGTGCCATCGTTGCCACGGTCTTCCACCACAATCACTTCAAACTGTGGGTGGTCTTGCGCTAAAAGCAAGGGCACCAACTCACGTAGATTTAGTTCTTCGTCATGGGCACAGACAATAAT
This genomic window contains:
- a CDS encoding glycosyltransferase, translating into MVCAHDEELNLRELVPLLLAQDHPQFEVIVVEDRGNDGTYDYLLQATKEFDKLKMVRVVNKPEHVNGKKFALTLGIKAAKYDRVLLTDADCRPSNNGWARQMTSVYTTQTEFVLGFSPYQKSDSWLNAFIRFESTLTGIQFAAIALLGKPYMGVGRNLLYEKKVFLDNKGFNPHLGVMGGDDDLFVNKHATKRNTLVKIGSESVTYSTPKNTWGEFYYQKLRHLSVGKHYHFSDKAILGVLSITWMMTWFGVLPMLLTNPLFYFLLGAFLLRCVMLMVLFYKASRKLGQAFEVWKIPILDFIYAFYYLVAGVAALKAKRIRWKN